One segment of Mycobacterium spongiae DNA contains the following:
- a CDS encoding PaaI family thioesterase, with protein MTDSPIHEKLAVSVRRLIDATIRTEVSSEVVAAATSEIDSVTGQLGAALMPGSFGERAVANGANPVSGNVVVGARNPSAPPLAIQHESDGSVWTEFTLGAAYEGPPGFVHGGVIAMILDHVLGAPAHKPGRPAYTGTLTVRYHRATPLQRPLRAEARIQTVEGVKNFTVGTISDVDGTTVSAEGVFIHRR; from the coding sequence ATGACTGACTCCCCGATACACGAGAAGCTCGCGGTATCCGTCCGGCGGTTGATCGACGCAACGATCCGCACCGAGGTGAGCTCCGAAGTCGTCGCCGCGGCTACCAGCGAGATCGACAGCGTGACAGGCCAACTCGGCGCCGCTCTGATGCCTGGATCCTTCGGTGAACGAGCGGTCGCCAACGGGGCGAACCCGGTTTCGGGCAATGTCGTTGTCGGAGCGCGCAACCCGTCGGCTCCCCCGCTGGCGATCCAGCACGAAAGCGACGGATCGGTGTGGACGGAGTTCACTCTGGGTGCGGCGTACGAAGGCCCCCCGGGGTTCGTGCACGGCGGTGTTATCGCCATGATCCTCGACCACGTGCTCGGCGCGCCCGCCCACAAACCGGGACGGCCCGCATACACGGGGACGTTGACAGTGCGCTACCACCGAGCGACGCCTCTGCAGCGACCGCTGCGAGCCGAAGCCCGCATCCAGACCGTCGAGGGAGTGAAGAACTTCACGGTGGGCACCATCAGCGACGTCGACGGCACGACAGTGTCGGCCGAAGGAGTATTCATTCATCGGCGCTAG
- a CDS encoding alkane 1-monooxygenase, with protein MASTALQESQLPAEQWRDRKRYLWLVGLVLPISLPMSVALAWAFGKLGFSAVTPALWWVGPILLYVLLPILDLFFGPDGHNPPDEVMERLENDKYYRYCTYAFIPLQMVSLVLACYLWTADNLSWLGIDGGLGIVSKIGLTITIGVVGGVGINTAHELGHKREDLERWLSKITLAQTLYGHFYIEHNRGHHVRVATPEDPASARFGESFWMFLPRSMFGSLKSAWELEKTRMQRINKTTWSLHNDVLNAWIMSIVLFGALTAVFGWQVLPFLIIQALYGASLLESVNYLEHYGLLRQRTESGRYERCAPVHSWNSDHIVTNIFLYHLQRHSDHHANPLRRYQTLRSMDGAPNLPSGYATLITLTYLPPLWRKVMDHRVIEHYGGDITAVNIDPRKRDQILARYGAR; from the coding sequence ATGGCGTCCACGGCACTGCAAGAGTCTCAGCTTCCGGCCGAACAGTGGCGCGACCGAAAGCGATACCTCTGGCTGGTGGGCCTGGTGCTGCCCATCTCATTGCCGATGAGCGTCGCGCTGGCGTGGGCCTTCGGCAAACTCGGGTTCAGCGCTGTCACCCCGGCGCTGTGGTGGGTCGGACCGATCCTGCTCTACGTGTTGCTACCGATCCTGGACCTGTTCTTCGGCCCCGACGGCCACAACCCGCCCGATGAGGTGATGGAACGCCTGGAGAACGACAAATACTACCGCTACTGCACGTACGCGTTCATTCCCTTGCAAATGGTCAGCTTGGTTCTCGCGTGCTACCTGTGGACGGCCGACAATCTGAGCTGGCTTGGCATCGATGGCGGCCTGGGCATCGTCAGCAAGATCGGGCTGACGATCACCATCGGCGTTGTGGGCGGAGTGGGGATCAACACCGCCCACGAGCTGGGGCACAAGCGCGAAGACCTCGAGCGGTGGCTGTCCAAAATCACCCTGGCCCAGACCTTGTACGGACACTTCTATATCGAGCACAACCGCGGCCACCACGTCCGCGTCGCCACTCCGGAGGACCCGGCCAGCGCTCGATTCGGAGAAAGCTTCTGGATGTTTCTGCCGCGCAGCATGTTCGGCTCGCTGAAGTCTGCGTGGGAGTTGGAAAAGACCCGTATGCAGCGGATCAATAAGACCACCTGGAGCCTTCACAACGACGTCCTCAACGCCTGGATCATGTCGATCGTCCTGTTCGGCGCGCTGACTGCGGTTTTCGGATGGCAGGTCCTGCCGTTTCTCATCATCCAAGCTTTGTACGGCGCGTCACTGCTGGAGTCCGTCAACTACCTCGAACACTACGGTCTGTTGCGGCAACGCACCGAATCCGGACGCTACGAACGGTGTGCACCGGTGCACAGCTGGAATTCCGACCACATCGTGACCAACATCTTCCTTTACCATCTGCAGCGGCACAGTGACCATCACGCCAATCCCCTGCGCCGCTACCAGACGCTGCGCAGCATGGACGGTGCCCCCAACCTGCCCAGCGGATACGCCACGTTGATCACCTTGACCTACCTTCCCCCGCTGTGGCGAAAGGTGATGGACCACCGCGTGATTGAGCACTACGGCGGGGACATCACCGCGGTCAATATCGACCCGCGCAAGCGCGACCAGATCCTCGCCCGGTACGGAGCCCGATAA
- a CDS encoding rubredoxin, whose amino-acid sequence MQCGFEYDEAQGWPEDGIAPGTRWDDIPDDWSCPDCGAAKSDFEMVEVSRA is encoded by the coding sequence ATGCAGTGTGGGTTCGAGTACGACGAGGCGCAGGGCTGGCCCGAAGACGGTATCGCCCCGGGAACCCGCTGGGACGATATCCCCGACGACTGGAGCTGCCCCGATTGTGGTGCGGCCAAGTCGGACTTTGAAATGGTCGAAGTCAGCCGGGCCTAG